One region of Diabrotica undecimpunctata isolate CICGRU chromosome 6, icDiaUnde3, whole genome shotgun sequence genomic DNA includes:
- the LOC140444299 gene encoding uncharacterized protein, which yields MVSLNKDKGEIQDSKNCTGIKLMSHTMKTWERTIEQSLRRETSIGDEQFGFMPDRKTTDVLFAFRQLIEKYGETKRELHLIFIDFDTVLIHIVLRQELLRCMREKCVVEKYVMFVKDMFKVAFSEVAVPYSSSPLISVHRIFFT from the coding sequence ATGGTATCATTGAATAAAGATAAAGGGGAGATTCAGGACTCTAAGAACTGTACAGGAataaagttaatgtcgcacacAATGAAAACTTGGGAGAGAACTATAGAGCAAAGTTTAAGGAGAGAGACATCGATAGGAGacgaacagtttgggtttatgccagaCAGGAAGACAACGGATGTCTTGTTTGCTTTCAGACAGCTGATAGAGAAATACGGCGAGACGAAAAGAGAgctacatttaatatttatagattttgatacAGTTTTGATACATATAGTTCTTAGACAAGAGCTATTgagatgtatgagagagaaatgCGTAGTAGAAAAGTACGTAATGTTTGTGAAGGATATGTTTAAAGTAGCCTTTTCAGaggtcgctgttccttactcttcgtcgccGCTCATTTCTGTTCATCGGAtcttcttcacctaa